A window of the Helianthus annuus cultivar XRQ/B chromosome 4, HanXRQr2.0-SUNRISE, whole genome shotgun sequence genome harbors these coding sequences:
- the LOC110935841 gene encoding receptor-like protein EIX1 isoform X1, with the protein MSARSSYSCFHLFLLVVLALFRLCSSNQNSHCNDIERQALLQFKHGLTDESQRLASWVAENKDCCTWAGIACDNSTGHVHRIHLPGLDGHCSIDDYYSMTGYEEALKQKLKGDISQSLLVLKQLKHLDLSCNNFGGIQVPKFIGSFQNLRYLNLSRSNFSGTIPPTLGNLSELHVLSLGSFHDDPFERTSMANMKWLSSLGMLHHLDMSGMDLSKATDWLQVINTLPSLVQLHLSLCELSNLHMYVPSVNLTSLSVLDLSYNYFNSSVPQWIFSVTSLVSLDLTACSFHGPIPSFRNLTSLELLHVAGNDFMNSSSIFQELSSSNLISLDISYCGISSSVLDSLQNLTNLISLRLSENQLTKRIPKSLGNFCNLREIDLSENYIGNISLTYFLESFFECKSPALESLSLFRNYISGIIPHSIGNLSFLRTLHLRDNQISGPIPYSIGQLSSLEQLYVRSNRLNGSLPDSLGQLSKLTSLDFSDNLLTGVVTEAHFIKLVSLKDLDGSANKLILRLQVANWIPPFQLGSLYLKSWVLGPQFPLWLQSQKDLRALDISNAGISSPMPESFLRSFSNLMFLNMSNNHIRGPLTFSGIPATLDIIDISSNGFGVKIKIEYLYRFATISGCCSSSLLNEETKVHHRRFAPASVSGVTVFTGKPSAFMMAMF; encoded by the coding sequence ATGAGTGCTCGATCTTCATATTCTTGTTTTCACTTGTTCTTACTTGTTGTTTTGGCCTTGTTTCGTTTATGCTCATCTAATCAAAACTCTCATTGCAATGACATTGAGAGACAAGCACTTCTCCAGTTCAAGCATGGCCTCACTGATGAATCACAACGACTCGCTTCGTGGGTTGCTGAGAACAAGGACTGTTGTACATGGGCTGGGATAGCTTGTGATAATTCTACAGGTCATGTTCATCGTATTCATCTTCCTGGACTTGATGGTCATTGTAGTATCGATGATTATTATAGCATGACAGGATACGAAGAAGCCTTGAAGCAGAAATTGAAAGGGGATATAAGTCAATCTTTGTTGGTTCTAAAGCAACTCAAGCATCTGGATTTGAGTTGCAATAATTTTGGAGGCATCCAAGTTCCTAAATTTATTGGTTCTTTTCAAAACCTAAGGTACCTTAACCTTTCACGTTCCAATTTTAGCGGAACTATCCCTCCAACACTAGGGAATCTCTCAGAATTACATGTTCTGTCTCTTGGAAGTTTTCATGACGATCCATTTGAAAGAACGAGCATGGCGAATATGAAGTGGTTGTCAAGCCTTGGTATGTTGCATCACCTCGATATGAGTGGCATGGACCTTAGCAAAGCAACCGATTGGCTTCAGGTGATTAACACCCTTCCTTCTTTGGTCCAGCTACATTTGTCTCTATGTGAACTCTCAAATCTACACATGTATGTTCCTAGTGTCAATCTCACATCCCTTTCTGTTCTCGATCTTTCTTACAATTATTTTAACAGTTCAGTACCACAGTGGATATTCAGTGTAACTAGTCTAGTTTCACTGGATTTAACTGCGTGTAGTTTTCATGGTCCTATTCCTAGCTTCCGCAATCTGACTTCTCTTGAGTTGCTTCATGTGGCCGGCAATGATTTCATGAATTCTTCCTCAATATTTCAAGAGTTGTCTAGTAGTAATCTCATCTCGTTAGATATTAGTTATTGTGGTATTTCAAGTTCAGTTCTAGATTCCCTTCAAAATTTAACAAATCTTATTAGCCTCCGCTTGTCTGAAAATCAACTCACTAAGAGAATACCTAAATCATTAGGTAACTTTTGTAATTTGAGAGAGATTGATTTGTCTGAGAACTATATTGGTAATATTAGTCTGACATATTTTCTTGAAAGTTTTTTCGAGTGCAAATCACCTGCCTTGGAGTCATTATCCTTGTTCAGGAACTATATAAGTGGTATAATTCCTCATTCCATAGGAAACTTGTCATTTCTCAGAACATTACATCTCAGAGATAATCAAATTTCTGGTCCCATTCCATACTCAATTGGACAATTATCATCATTAGAACAGTTGTATGTTAGGTCAAACCGACTGAATGGCAGCCTTCCTGATAGCCTCGGACAACTTTCAAAGTTGACTTCTTTAGATTTTTCTGATAATTTACTTACAGGTGTTGTGACAGAAGCTCACTTTATCAAACTAGTGAGCTTGAAGGATCTAGATGGATCAGCTAACAAATTAATCTTAAGGCTGCAAGTTGCAAACTGGATTCCCCCTTTCCAGTTGGGATCCTTGTATCTGAAATCTTGGGTTTTAGGCCCTCAATTTCCGTTGTGGTTGCAATCACAGAAGGATTTAAGGGCTTTAGACATAAGCAATGCAGGCATTTCATCGCCCATGCCTGAATCATTTttgagatcattctccaatttaATGTTTTTGAATATGTCAAATAATCATATCCGAGGACCATTAACATTCTCTGGTATCCCTGCAACACTTGATATTATTGACATTAGCTCGAATGGGTTTGGTGTGAAGATAAAGATCGAATATTTGTACCGTTTTGCCACTATAAGTGGGTGTTGCAGTTCAAGTCTTTTAAATGAGGAAACAAAAGTGCACCATCGTCGATTTGCACCTGCTTCCGTTTCTGGCGTCACTGTGTTTACAGGTAAACCCTCAGCCTTCATGATGGCCATGTTTTGA
- the LOC118491439 gene encoding receptor-like protein EIX2, with translation MSARSSYSCFHLFLLVVLALFRLCSSNQNSHCNDIERQALLQFKHGLTDESQRLASWVAENKDCCTWAGIACDNSTGHVHRIHLPGLDGHCSIDDYYSMTGYEEALKQKLKGDISQSLLVLKQLKHLDLSCNNFGGIQVPKFIGSFQNLRYLNLSRSNFSGTIPPTLGNLSELHVLSLGSFHDDPFERTSMANMKWLSSLGMLHHLDMSGMDLSKATDWLQVINTLPSLVQLHLSLCELSNLHMYVPSVNLTSLSVLDLSYNYFNSSVPQWIFSVTSLVSLDLTACSFHGPIPSFRNLTSLELLHVAGNDFMNSSSIFQELSSSNLISLDISYCGISSSVLDSLQNLTNLISLRLSENQLTKRIPKSLGNFCNLREIDLSENYIGNISLTYFLESFFECKSPALESLSLFRNYISGIIPHSIGNLSFLRTLHLRDNQISGPIPYSIGQLSSLEQLYVRSNRLNGSLPDSLGQLSKLTSLDFSDNLLTGVVTEAHFIKLVSLKDLDGSANKLILRLQVANWIPPFQLGSLYLKSWVLGPQFPLWLQSQKDLRALDISNAGISSPMPESFLRSFSNLMFLNMSNNHIRGPLTFSGIPATLDIIDISSNGFGGSLHPFLCSSGATRTFYLNLENNHLSGDIPECWEKWPRLKTLNLGNNTLSGEIPRTLGSLPLQHINMRGNKISGRLHSSLMNLTKLGILELGRNELTGSIPTWIGAKLTRLRILNLRSNRFDGNIPHELCHIRHIQILDLAHNNLSGNIPRCFNNFSILSGIESNSRDDFAYISIVGLESPIAGDSLVTNGREDTYSSILPLVMLIDLSSNNLTGYIPSELMSLLVLKSLNLSRNQLSGSIPEKIGNMKELISLDLSVNMLSGELPMSLSSLHFLSSFNVSFNNLTGRIPIGTQLQSFGVSSFFGNKLCGAPLTEANGCEPVEAAAHTIGEKKEDDGADWGLIISIVVGFVSGFWMIMGPLIMRRSWRIAYFGFLSKLRI, from the exons ATGAGTGCTCGATCTTCATATTCTTGTTTTCACTTGTTCTTACTTGTTGTTTTGGCCTTGTTTCGTTTATGCTCATCTAATCAAAACTCTCATTGCAATGACATTGAGAGACAAGCACTTCTCCAGTTCAAGCATGGCCTCACTGATGAATCACAACGACTCGCTTCGTGGGTTGCTGAGAACAAGGACTGCTGTACATGGGCTGGGATAGCTTGTGATAATTCTACAGGTCATGTTCATCGTATTCATCTTCCTGGACTTGATGGTCATTGTAGTATCGATGATTATTATAGCATGACAGGATACGAAGAAGCCTTGAAGCAGAAATTGAAAGGGGATATAAGTCAATCTTTGTTGGTTCTAAAGCAACTCAAGCATCTGGATTTGAGTTGCAATAATTTTGGAGGCATCCAAGTTCCTAAATTTATTGGTTCTTTTCAAAACCTAAGGTACCTTAACCTTTCACGTTCCAATTTTAGCGGAACTATCCCTCCAACACTAGGGAATCTCTCAGAATTACATGTTCTGTCTCTTGGAAGTTTTCATGACGATCCATTTGAAAGAACGAGCATGGCGAATATGAAGTGGTTGTCAAGCCTTGGTATGTTGCATCACCTCGATATGAGTGGCATGGACCTTAGCAAAGCAACCGATTGGCTTCAGGTGATTAACACCCTTCCTTCTTTGGTCCAGCTACATTTGTCTCTATGTGAACTCTCAAATCTACACATGTATGTTCCTAGTGTCAATCTCACATCCCTTTCTGTTCTCGATCTTTCTTACAATTATTTTAACAGTTCAGTACCACAGTGGATATTCAGTGTAACTAGTCTAGTTTCACTGGATTTAACTGCGTGTAGTTTTCATGGTCCTATTCCTAGCTTCCGCAATCTGACTTCTCTTGAGTTGCTTCATGTGGCCGGCAATGATTTCATGAATTCTTCCTCAATATTTCAAGAGTTGTCTAGTAGTAATCTCATCTCGTTAGATATTAGTTATTGTGGTATTTCAAGTTCAGTTCTAGATTCCCTTCAAAATTTAACAAATCTTATTAGCCTCCGCTTGTCTGAAAATCAACTCACTAAGAGAATACCTAAATCATTAGGTAACTTTTGTAATTTGAGAGAGATTGATTTGTCTGAGAACTATATTGGTAATATTAGTCTGACATATTTTCTTGAAAGTTTTTTCGAGTGCAAATCACCTGCCTTGGAGTCATTATCCTTGTTCAGGAACTATATAAGTGGTATAATTCCTCATTCCATAGGAAACTTGTCATTTCTCAGAACATTACATCTCAGAGATAATCAAATTTCTGGTCCCATTCCATACTCAATTGGACAATTATCATCATTAGAACAGTTGTATGTTAGGTCAAACCGACTGAATGGCAGCCTTCCTGATAGCCTCGGACAACTTTCAAAGTTGACTTCTTTAGATTTTTCTGATAATTTACTTACAGGTGTTGTGACAGAAGCTCACTTTATCAAACTAGTGAGCTTGAAGGATCTAGATGGATCAGCTAACAAATTAATCTTAAGGCTGCAAGTTGCAAACTGGATTCCCCCTTTCCAGTTGGGATCCTTGTATCTGAAATCTTGGGTTTTAGGCCCTCAATTTCCGTTGTGGTTGCAATCACAGAAGGATTTAAGGGCTTTAGACATAAGCAATGCAGGCATTTCATCGCCCATGCCTGAATCATTTttgagatcattctccaatttaATGTTTTTGAATATGTCAAATAATCATATCCGAGGACCATTAACATTCTCTGGTATCCCTGCAACACTTGATATTATTGACATTAGCTCGAATGGGTTTGGGGGATCATTACATCCTTTCTTGTGTTCTAGTGGTGCGACAAGAACATTTTATCTTAAtttggaaaataatcatttatcGGGTGATATTCCAGAGTGTTGGGAGAAATGGCCAAGGTTGAAAACCTTAAATTTGGGGAATAACACTTTGTCTGGTGAGATTCCAAGAACATTGGGTTCTTTACCTTTACAGCATATCAACATGCGTGGGAACAAGATCTCCGGAAGATTACATTCTTCTCTAATGAACTTAACAAAACTAGGTATTCTTGAACTTGGAAGGAATGAACTTACTGGAAGCATTCCAACATGGATTGGAGCAAAACTTACTCGTTTAAGAATTCTTAACCTTAGATCAAACCGTTTTGACGGAAATATTCCTCATGAGCTTTGTCATATTAGACATATTCAAATATTAGATCTTGCTCATAACAACCTATCTGGAAATATTCCGAGATGCTTCAACAACTTTAGTATCCTTTCCGGCATCGAAAGCAATTCAAGAGATGACTTTGCTTACATCAGTATCGTTGGACTTGAAAGCCCGATCGCTGGTGATTCATTGGTGACGAATGGACGAGAGGATACATATAGCAGTATTCTTCCATTAGTGATGTTGATAGACCTTTCGAGTAACAATCTCACCGGGTATATTCCTAGTGAGCTAATGTCCCTCTTGGTGTTAAAATCGTTGAATTTATCAAGAAATCAATTAAGTGGAAGTATCCCAGAGAAGATCGGAAACATGAAAGAACTGATATCTTTAGATTTATCCGTAAACATGCTTTCCGGGGAACTTCCCATGAGCTTGTCAAGTTTACATTTCTTGAGTAGCTTCAACGTGTCCTTCAACAATTTAACAGGAAGAATTCCAATAGGTACACAGCTTCAAAGCTTTGGTGTGTCTAGCTTCTTTGGCAACAAACTTTGTGGAGCTCCACTAACTGAAGCTAATGGTTGTGAACCAGTTGAAGCAGCAGCCCATACGATAGGAGAGAAAAAAGAAGACGATGGAGCAGATTGGGGGTTGATTATAAGCATAGTGGTTGGATTTGTTAGTGGATTCTGGATGATTATGGGTCCATTGATAATGAGAAGATCATGGAGGATTGCATATTTCGGTTTTCTGAGTAAATTGAG AATTTGA
- the LOC110935841 gene encoding receptor-like protein EIX1 isoform X2, producing the protein MSARSSYSCFHLFLLVVLALFRLCSSNQNSHCNDIERQALLQFKHGLTDESQRLASWVAENKDCCTWAGIACDNSTGHVHRIHLPGLDGHCSIDDYYSMTGYEEALKQKLKGDISQSLLVLKQLKHLDLSCNNFGGIQVPKFIGSFQNLRYLNLSRSNFSGTIPPTLGNLSELHVLSLGSFHDDPFERTSMANMKWLSSLGMLHHLDMSGMDLSKATDWLQVL; encoded by the exons ATGAGTGCTCGATCTTCATATTCTTGTTTTCACTTGTTCTTACTTGTTGTTTTGGCCTTGTTTCGTTTATGCTCATCTAATCAAAACTCTCATTGCAATGACATTGAGAGACAAGCACTTCTCCAGTTCAAGCATGGCCTCACTGATGAATCACAACGACTCGCTTCGTGGGTTGCTGAGAACAAGGACTGTTGTACATGGGCTGGGATAGCTTGTGATAATTCTACAGGTCATGTTCATCGTATTCATCTTCCTGGACTTGATGGTCATTGTAGTATCGATGATTATTATAGCATGACAGGATACGAAGAAGCCTTGAAGCAGAAATTGAAAGGGGATATAAGTCAATCTTTGTTGGTTCTAAAGCAACTCAAGCATCTGGATTTGAGTTGCAATAATTTTGGAGGCATCCAAGTTCCTAAATTTATTGGTTCTTTTCAAAACCTAAGGTACCTTAACCTTTCACGTTCCAATTTTAGCGGAACTATCCCTCCAACACTAGGGAATCTCTCAGAATTACATGTTCTGTCTCTTGGAAGTTTTCATGACGATCCATTTGAAAGAACGAGCATGGCGAATATGAAGTGGTTGTCAAGCCTTGGTATGTTGCATCACCTCGATATGAGTGGCATGGACCTTAGCAAAGCAACCGATTGGCTTCAG GTGTTGTGA